One stretch of Jiangella gansuensis DSM 44835 DNA includes these proteins:
- the sigK gene encoding ECF RNA polymerase sigma factor SigK — translation MVTLRSVPAGQPEPGPADRLEQLLGRCARGDTAAFEQVYDSMAGPVLGVATTVIRNRAQAEEVAQDVLVEIWRTSARYSPERGSARGWIMTIAHRRAVDRVRHAQAESDREERVARRDDDRPYDQVADEVESTVEREQVRRCLQSLTELQRESVSLAYYDGYTYSEVAQLLRTPLGTVKTRLRDGLIRLRDCMGAGR, via the coding sequence ATGGTGACGTTGCGATCGGTGCCGGCCGGACAGCCGGAACCCGGGCCGGCTGATCGGCTCGAACAGCTCCTCGGCCGCTGTGCGCGCGGCGACACTGCGGCGTTCGAGCAGGTCTACGACAGCATGGCCGGGCCGGTGCTCGGGGTGGCGACCACGGTCATCCGCAACCGCGCCCAGGCCGAAGAGGTCGCACAGGACGTCCTGGTGGAGATCTGGCGGACCTCGGCGCGGTACTCGCCCGAGCGGGGCAGCGCCCGCGGCTGGATCATGACCATCGCGCACCGGCGCGCCGTCGACCGGGTCCGGCACGCCCAGGCCGAGAGCGACCGCGAGGAGCGCGTGGCCCGCCGCGACGACGACCGGCCGTACGACCAGGTTGCCGACGAGGTCGAGTCGACCGTGGAGCGTGAGCAGGTCCGCCGCTGCCTGCAGTCGCTGACCGAGCTGCAGCGCGAGTCCGTGTCGCTCGCGTATTACGACGGCTACACCTACAGCGAGGTCGCGCAGCTGCTGCGAACCCCGCTAGGCACCGTCAAGACACGGCTGCGCGACGGCCTGATCCGCTTGCGCGACTGCATGGGGGCGGGTCGATGA
- a CDS encoding cryptochrome/photolyase family protein, translating into MSDRDTRAAVVLFTRDLRVHDHPALAAACEHADRVVPLFVLDDAILAGPFAAPNRAAFLAGALAELREALRECGGDLVLRRGDVVEETLAVVRETAATAVVCSADVGYARRRERALAAACAAERVRFRAYPGVTVVPPGELVPAGGGHYRVFTPYWRAWDAARWRDQLSAPGAISTGALDQVGRLPSPSELVDGDASPELPAGGETAGRRLLDAAVRRAGDGEPDLDDLAGDRTSRLSPYLHFGCVSPLEVANRLAQCSPGQVRQLAWRDFHHQVTADFPAIARRDYRDRDIAWRDDAGALEAWRRGQTGVPIVDAGMRQLLREGWMHNRARLVTASFLTKNLRIDWRSGAAHFFHWLVDGDIANNAGNWQWVAGTGNDTRPNRVLNPLRQAKRFDPDGGYVRRYVPELAGVEGAAVHTPWTLPAARREALDYPDPLIDI; encoded by the coding sequence GTGAGCGATCGAGACACCCGGGCGGCCGTGGTGCTGTTCACCCGCGACCTTCGGGTCCACGATCACCCGGCCCTCGCGGCCGCCTGCGAGCACGCCGACCGGGTGGTGCCGCTGTTCGTGCTGGACGACGCGATCCTGGCCGGCCCGTTCGCCGCGCCGAACCGGGCCGCGTTCCTGGCCGGCGCGCTGGCCGAGCTGCGGGAAGCGTTGCGCGAGTGTGGCGGTGACCTGGTGCTGCGCCGTGGCGACGTGGTCGAGGAGACGCTGGCGGTGGTCCGGGAGACAGCGGCGACGGCGGTGGTGTGCAGCGCCGACGTCGGGTACGCCCGGCGCCGGGAGCGCGCGCTGGCCGCGGCCTGCGCGGCCGAACGGGTGCGTTTCCGCGCCTATCCGGGCGTCACGGTCGTGCCGCCGGGCGAGCTCGTCCCGGCGGGCGGCGGACACTACCGGGTGTTCACGCCGTACTGGCGAGCCTGGGATGCCGCGAGGTGGCGCGACCAGCTGAGCGCGCCGGGCGCGATCAGCACCGGCGCGCTGGACCAGGTCGGCCGGCTGCCGTCTCCGTCGGAGCTGGTGGACGGCGACGCCTCGCCGGAGCTGCCGGCAGGCGGCGAGACGGCTGGCCGGCGCCTGCTCGACGCCGCGGTGCGCCGCGCCGGGGACGGCGAGCCCGACCTCGACGACCTGGCCGGTGACCGCACCTCCCGGCTCAGTCCGTACCTGCACTTCGGCTGCGTCTCGCCGCTGGAGGTGGCGAACCGGCTGGCCCAGTGCTCCCCCGGCCAGGTGCGCCAGCTCGCCTGGCGCGACTTCCACCACCAGGTGACGGCCGACTTCCCCGCCATCGCCCGCCGCGATTACCGCGACAGGGACATCGCCTGGCGTGACGACGCCGGTGCGCTCGAGGCCTGGCGGCGCGGCCAGACCGGGGTGCCGATCGTGGACGCCGGGATGCGTCAGCTGCTGCGGGAGGGATGGATGCACAACCGGGCCCGGCTGGTGACGGCGTCGTTCCTGACCAAGAACCTGCGCATCGACTGGCGCTCTGGTGCCGCACATTTCTTCCACTGGCTGGTCGACGGCGACATCGCCAACAACGCCGGCAATTGGCAGTGGGTGGCCGGCACCGGCAACGACACCCGCCCCAACCGGGTGCTGAACCCGCTGCGGCAGGCCAAGCGGTTCGACCCGGACGGCGGCTACGTCCGGCGGTACGTCCCCGAACTGGCCGGCGTCGAAGGCGCCGCCGTGCACACGCCGTGGACGCTACCCGCCGCCCGGCGCGAAGCGCTGGACTACCCGGACCCGCTGATCGACATCTGA
- a CDS encoding SDR family oxidoreductase — translation MRVLVAGATGYLGSRLVPRLLAGHTVRCLARDPGKLRDVPWAPDVEVVRGDVLDRDGVRRAAEAVDVLYYLVHSMNTRGFADLDRRAAESVAAAAGDAGLRRVVYLGGLHPAGGQGLSAHLASRAEVGRIFLDGPVPAIVLQAGVVIGSGSASFEMLRYLTERLPVSVTPRWVHTRTQPIAVRDVLAYLVAAADLPGAPNRTFDIGGPDVLTYADMMRGYARVAGLPRRVIVPVPLLTPRLSGQWVNLVTPVPRSIAMPLIESLEHEAVCTEDDLRALLPTPATPTPYERAVELALLRIRDADVESHWSAASAAGAPADPLPTDPAWSGGSVRTDERSVRCDVPPQRLWEVVEGIGGEHGWYSFPLAWAVRGWLDRLAGGVGLRRGRRHPARLQLGDALDWWRVEELDRGRRLRLRAEMKVPGRAWLEITVTPDGAGSLYRQRAVFVPHGLAGQLYWWAVWPFHGIVFGGMARNITGAARDSQ, via the coding sequence ATGCGCGTCCTCGTGGCCGGGGCAACCGGCTATCTCGGCAGCCGGCTCGTGCCGCGGCTGCTCGCCGGGCACACCGTGCGCTGCCTGGCGCGCGACCCCGGCAAGCTGCGCGACGTTCCATGGGCGCCCGATGTGGAGGTCGTCCGGGGCGACGTCCTGGATCGCGACGGCGTGCGGCGGGCGGCCGAAGCCGTCGACGTCCTGTACTACCTGGTGCACTCGATGAATACCCGCGGCTTCGCGGACCTCGACCGGCGGGCCGCTGAGTCGGTCGCGGCCGCCGCCGGCGACGCGGGACTGCGGCGCGTCGTCTACCTCGGCGGGCTGCACCCGGCCGGTGGCCAGGGGCTCTCGGCCCACCTGGCATCGCGGGCCGAGGTCGGGCGCATCTTCCTCGACGGTCCGGTGCCGGCGATCGTGCTGCAAGCCGGCGTGGTCATCGGGTCCGGGTCGGCGAGCTTCGAGATGCTGCGCTACCTGACCGAACGCCTGCCGGTCAGCGTGACGCCGCGGTGGGTGCACACCCGGACCCAGCCGATCGCGGTGCGCGACGTGCTCGCGTACCTCGTCGCGGCCGCGGACCTCCCGGGAGCGCCGAACCGGACGTTCGACATCGGCGGCCCGGACGTGCTGACGTACGCGGACATGATGCGCGGGTATGCCCGGGTGGCCGGTCTGCCGCGCCGGGTGATCGTGCCTGTGCCGCTGCTGACGCCCCGGCTGTCCGGGCAGTGGGTGAATCTCGTGACGCCGGTGCCGCGGTCGATCGCGATGCCGCTCATCGAATCGCTCGAGCACGAGGCCGTCTGCACCGAGGACGACCTGCGCGCGCTCCTGCCCACTCCGGCGACACCGACGCCGTACGAGCGGGCGGTCGAGTTGGCGCTGTTGCGCATCCGCGACGCCGACGTCGAGAGTCACTGGTCGGCGGCGTCGGCTGCCGGCGCGCCGGCGGACCCGCTGCCCACCGACCCCGCGTGGTCCGGTGGATCGGTCCGCACCGACGAGCGGTCAGTGCGATGCGACGTCCCGCCGCAGCGGCTGTGGGAGGTGGTGGAGGGCATCGGCGGCGAGCACGGGTGGTACTCGTTCCCGCTGGCCTGGGCGGTGCGCGGGTGGCTGGACCGGCTCGCCGGCGGCGTGGGACTGCGGCGCGGCCGCCGGCACCCGGCGCGGCTGCAGCTCGGCGACGCCCTGGACTGGTGGCGGGTCGAGGAGCTCGACCGCGGCCGGAGGTTGCGGTTGCGCGCGGAGATGAAGGTGCCGGGACGGGCCTGGCTGGAGATCACCGTGACCCCGGACGGAGCCGGGTCGCTCTACCGGCAGCGCGCCGTCTTCGTACCCCACGGATTGGCCGGCCAACTGTACTGGTGGGCGGTGTGGCCGTTCCACGGGATCGTCTTCGGCGGTATGGCCCGCAACATCACCGGCGCCGCTCGCGATTCGCAGTGA
- a CDS encoding MMPL family transporter, translated as MSLSATRWRWLLPAALVIVWLTVGSVGGPFAGKLSEVSENDNAAFLPSSAESTEVAEARAASSDDDTIPAVVIWEDVDATAAATTSDAAAQLAAVAELPGVAGEVSPPIPAEDGEALTAFVPIGTDGGPEVDAVVEETRGAVAGIGGGAVYVTGPAGFAADLGSAFSGIDGVLLVVALSVVLVILLVVYRSPVLPIVVLLSALFGLGLAAWAVYQLADAGTLTLNGQSQGIMSILVVGAATDYALLLVARYREQLSQQDDRFAAMATALRRAAGPILASGGTVIAGVLCLLLSDLNSNRSLGPVAALGIGASLLVALTFLPAVLALLGRAAFWPFRPARPGRGSVEDEAPEARRGLWGGVARLVARRPRPIWVGVTVALAALAALVPMFEADGVSETDLFLDRVEAVAGQEALSRHYPGGSGSPVVVVADAADTEAVVGIVTATNGISDAAPADTPDDRVIIEATLTDAADGDAAIGTVRELRTALDDVSSDVLVGGRTAELLDSNEISARDRTVIIPIVLVVILLVLIVLLRSVLAPVLLVLTVVLSFGATLGVAALVFDQVLGWPGADPGVPLFAFVFLVALGIDYNIFLMSRVREESLELGTRPGVLRGLAVTGGVITSAGLVLAATFSALAVIPILFLAQIAFLVAFGVLLDTFVVRSLLVPALAYDLGSRVWWPSRRLGGRGAGDG; from the coding sequence ATGTCCCTATCCGCCACGCGGTGGCGTTGGCTTCTCCCAGCCGCGCTCGTGATCGTCTGGCTGACGGTGGGGTCCGTCGGCGGGCCGTTCGCGGGCAAGCTCTCGGAGGTCTCCGAGAACGACAACGCGGCCTTCCTGCCGTCCAGCGCGGAATCCACCGAGGTTGCCGAGGCCCGCGCCGCGAGTAGCGACGACGACACCATTCCGGCGGTCGTGATCTGGGAGGACGTCGACGCCACGGCGGCCGCCACGACGTCCGACGCGGCCGCCCAGCTGGCCGCGGTCGCCGAGCTGCCCGGGGTCGCCGGCGAGGTCAGTCCGCCGATCCCGGCCGAGGACGGCGAGGCGTTGACCGCCTTCGTTCCGATCGGCACCGACGGCGGGCCCGAGGTCGACGCCGTAGTCGAGGAGACCCGCGGCGCCGTCGCCGGCATCGGAGGCGGAGCGGTGTACGTGACCGGCCCGGCCGGCTTCGCGGCGGACCTGGGGTCGGCCTTCAGCGGCATCGACGGCGTCCTGCTGGTGGTGGCGCTGTCCGTAGTGCTGGTGATCCTGCTGGTGGTCTACCGCAGCCCGGTGCTGCCGATCGTGGTGCTGCTGTCGGCGCTGTTCGGGCTCGGCCTCGCGGCCTGGGCGGTCTATCAGCTCGCCGACGCCGGCACCCTCACGCTGAACGGGCAGAGTCAGGGCATCATGTCGATTCTCGTGGTCGGCGCCGCGACCGACTACGCGCTGCTGTTGGTGGCCCGCTACCGCGAGCAGCTCAGCCAGCAGGACGACCGCTTCGCCGCGATGGCGACGGCGCTGCGCCGGGCCGCCGGGCCGATCCTCGCCTCCGGTGGCACGGTCATCGCCGGGGTGCTCTGCCTGCTGCTCTCCGACCTCAACTCCAACCGCAGCCTCGGTCCGGTCGCGGCGCTGGGCATCGGTGCCTCGCTGCTGGTGGCTCTGACGTTCCTGCCCGCGGTGCTGGCGCTGCTCGGCCGGGCGGCGTTCTGGCCGTTCCGGCCGGCTCGCCCGGGTCGCGGCTCTGTCGAGGACGAGGCGCCGGAAGCCCGGCGCGGCCTGTGGGGTGGGGTGGCCCGGCTGGTGGCCCGGCGGCCGCGACCGATCTGGGTCGGCGTCACCGTGGCGCTCGCCGCACTGGCCGCGCTGGTGCCGATGTTCGAGGCCGACGGGGTGTCCGAGACCGACCTCTTCCTCGACCGGGTCGAGGCGGTGGCCGGCCAGGAGGCGCTGAGCCGGCACTATCCCGGCGGGTCCGGTTCGCCGGTGGTGGTGGTCGCCGACGCCGCCGACACGGAGGCGGTGGTCGGGATCGTCACCGCAACGAACGGCATCAGCGATGCCGCACCCGCCGACACTCCGGACGACCGGGTGATCATCGAGGCGACCCTCACCGACGCCGCCGACGGCGACGCCGCGATCGGCACCGTCCGCGAACTGCGCACCGCCCTGGACGATGTGAGCTCCGACGTCCTGGTCGGCGGCCGAACCGCGGAACTGCTGGACAGCAACGAGATCTCCGCCCGGGACCGCACCGTCATCATCCCGATCGTGCTCGTGGTCATCCTGCTGGTGCTGATCGTGCTGCTGCGCTCGGTGCTGGCGCCGGTGCTGCTGGTCCTGACGGTCGTACTGAGTTTCGGTGCGACACTCGGCGTGGCGGCACTCGTCTTCGACCAGGTCCTCGGCTGGCCGGGCGCCGACCCGGGCGTGCCGCTGTTCGCGTTCGTGTTCCTGGTGGCGCTCGGCATCGACTACAACATCTTCCTGATGAGCCGGGTGCGGGAGGAGTCGCTCGAGCTGGGCACCCGGCCCGGGGTGCTGCGCGGCCTGGCCGTCACCGGCGGCGTCATCACCTCCGCGGGCCTGGTCCTGGCGGCGACGTTCTCGGCACTGGCGGTCATCCCGATCCTGTTCCTGGCGCAGATCGCGTTCCTGGTCGCGTTCGGCGTGCTGCTGGACACGTTCGTGGTGCGCTCACTGCTGGTGCCGGCACTGGCCTACGACCTCGGGTCGCGGGTGTGGTGGCCGTCGCGGCGGCTCGGCGGCCGCGGCGCAGGCGACGGCTAG
- a CDS encoding O-acetyl-ADP-ribose deacetylase, whose protein sequence is MVSVEVVRGDITAENVDAIVNAANSSLRGGGGVDGAIHRAAGPRLAEAGGALAPCPPGAAVATPAFDLDPPIRHVIHTVGPVWHGGTRGEPELLASCYRASLRVADELGARSVAFPAISTGVYGYPPDAAARIAVDTVLTTPTEVERVRLVAFGADTYELLSAALRSRTE, encoded by the coding sequence ATGGTGTCGGTCGAGGTGGTCCGCGGTGACATCACCGCAGAGAACGTGGACGCGATCGTGAACGCCGCCAACTCGTCGCTGCGCGGCGGGGGCGGCGTCGACGGGGCCATTCACCGGGCCGCGGGGCCGCGGCTGGCCGAGGCCGGTGGCGCGCTGGCGCCGTGCCCGCCGGGTGCGGCGGTGGCCACCCCGGCCTTCGATCTCGACCCGCCGATCCGCCACGTCATCCACACCGTCGGCCCGGTCTGGCACGGCGGGACCCGCGGCGAGCCCGAACTCCTGGCCTCCTGCTACCGCGCCAGCCTGCGCGTGGCCGACGAACTCGGTGCCCGCAGCGTCGCCTTCCCGGCCATCTCCACCGGCGTCTACGGCTACCCGCCGGATGCGGCCGCCCGGATCGCCGTCGACACAGTCCTGACCACCCCCACCGAGGTGGAACGGGTCCGCCTGGTCGCCTTCGGTGCCGATACCTACGAGCTCCTGAGCGCCGCCCTGCGGTCCCGGACCGAGTGA
- a CDS encoding aldo/keto reductase has protein sequence MLTGRRPFGRGGLSVGPVGYGVAALGNLYQALPDDVWPRCVPAAWDAGVRYFDVAPHYGLGLAEERLGQALAGRPRDELIVSSKVGRLLVPNEDYAGERDPGMFDVPATLRRVRDYSRDGVLRSLENTLRRTGLDRIDVLFVHDPDDHEREALDGAFPALEELRSQDVIRSYGAGMNQSAMLARFVRETDLDIVMVAGRYTLLDQSALDDLLPLAAERGVSVAAAGVFNSGLLATPRPGPVARYDYAQASAALVERAHRIADIAERHGATLPVLAAQFPLAHPAVATVVLGADSPEQIVSNAALVSEPLDPLVWAELADAGLLRADAPTADSVTERMG, from the coding sequence GTGCTGACAGGGCGGCGACCGTTCGGACGTGGTGGACTCTCCGTCGGGCCGGTCGGCTACGGCGTCGCCGCGCTCGGCAACCTGTACCAGGCGCTGCCCGACGACGTGTGGCCGCGCTGTGTGCCGGCCGCGTGGGATGCCGGCGTGCGGTACTTCGACGTTGCGCCGCACTACGGGCTCGGGCTGGCCGAGGAACGGCTCGGGCAGGCTCTGGCCGGGCGGCCCCGGGACGAGCTGATCGTGTCGTCTAAGGTGGGCCGGCTCCTCGTGCCCAACGAGGATTACGCCGGCGAGCGCGACCCGGGCATGTTCGACGTACCCGCCACGCTGCGCCGGGTGCGCGACTACTCCCGCGACGGGGTGTTGCGTTCGCTCGAGAACACCCTGCGCCGCACCGGCCTCGACCGCATCGACGTGCTGTTCGTCCACGACCCCGACGACCACGAGCGCGAAGCCCTCGACGGTGCGTTCCCGGCATTGGAGGAGCTGCGCTCGCAGGACGTCATCCGCTCCTACGGTGCCGGCATGAACCAGTCGGCCATGCTGGCGCGGTTCGTCCGCGAGACGGATCTCGACATCGTCATGGTGGCGGGGCGCTACACGCTGCTCGACCAGAGCGCCCTGGACGACCTGCTGCCGTTGGCGGCCGAACGCGGCGTCTCCGTGGCCGCGGCCGGAGTGTTCAACTCCGGGCTGCTGGCCACGCCGCGGCCGGGGCCGGTCGCGCGCTACGACTACGCCCAGGCGTCGGCCGCGCTGGTGGAGCGGGCGCACCGCATCGCCGACATCGCCGAACGCCACGGCGCGACGCTTCCTGTGCTGGCGGCCCAGTTTCCGCTGGCACACCCGGCGGTCGCCACCGTCGTGCTCGGTGCCGACTCGCCGGAGCAGATCGTCAGCAACGCCGCCCTGGTCTCGGAGCCGCTCGACCCGCTGGTGTGGGCCGAACTGGCCGACGCGGGCCTGCTGCGCGCCGACGCACCGACCGCCGACTCCGTCACCGAAAGGATGGGATAG
- a CDS encoding L-rhamnose mutarotase codes for MRVALHSVLRPGARQDYEREHDRIPADLVETFARIGIHDWTIWRSGDHLFHLVECDDFDAAMRALEDDPANARWQAHIGRFVDRFLSADDGDGDGGGAPTPIRPVWDLGAQRSAGSAPTER; via the coding sequence ATGCGAGTCGCCCTGCACTCCGTGCTGCGTCCGGGAGCCCGGCAAGACTACGAACGCGAGCACGACCGGATCCCGGCCGACCTCGTCGAGACGTTCGCCCGGATCGGTATCCACGACTGGACCATCTGGCGCAGCGGCGACCATCTGTTCCACCTCGTGGAGTGCGACGACTTCGACGCGGCGATGCGGGCGCTGGAGGACGACCCGGCGAACGCCCGCTGGCAGGCGCACATCGGACGGTTCGTCGACCGCTTCCTCTCCGCCGACGACGGTGACGGTGATGGCGGCGGTGCGCCAACGCCGATCCGGCCGGTCTGGGACCTGGGCGCGCAGCGCAGCGCCGGCAGCGCCCCCACGGAGCGCTGA
- a CDS encoding fasciclin domain-containing protein, which produces MKLLTRRTRTPMIVASIAALALGLSACGDDGDDSTATGDDAAAAAPEDDSTDDETAPADDAMAGPVGPGCADYASTVPEGEGSVEGMSDDPVAVAASNNPILTTLTAAVTGQLNPEVNLVDTLNGDEFTVFAPVDDAFAAVDQATLDTLASDAGLLTTVLTYHVVPGQLSPDQVVGEQTTVQGGTVTVSGTPDAMTVNDASVVCGGVTTANATVYLIDGVLMPPM; this is translated from the coding sequence ATGAAGCTCCTGACCCGCCGGACCCGCACGCCCATGATCGTCGCGAGCATTGCGGCCCTGGCCCTCGGCCTGTCCGCCTGTGGCGACGACGGTGACGACTCCACTGCCACCGGCGACGACGCCGCCGCGGCGGCGCCCGAGGACGACAGCACCGATGACGAGACCGCGCCGGCCGACGACGCGATGGCCGGCCCGGTCGGCCCCGGCTGCGCCGACTACGCCTCGACGGTCCCGGAAGGCGAGGGCTCGGTCGAGGGCATGTCCGACGACCCGGTCGCCGTGGCCGCGTCGAACAACCCGATCCTGACCACGCTGACCGCCGCGGTGACCGGGCAGCTCAACCCGGAGGTGAACCTCGTCGACACCCTGAACGGCGACGAGTTCACCGTCTTCGCCCCGGTGGACGACGCGTTCGCCGCGGTCGATCAGGCGACGCTGGACACACTGGCCTCGGATGCCGGCCTGCTCACGACGGTGCTGACGTATCACGTCGTGCCTGGTCAGCTCTCGCCGGACCAGGTTGTCGGCGAGCAGACCACCGTGCAGGGCGGCACCGTGACCGTCTCCGGGACGCCGGACGCGATGACCGTCAACGACGCCAGTGTCGTCTGCGGCGGCGTCACCACCGCCAACGCGACCGTGTACCTGATCGACGGCGTGCTCATGCCGCCGATGTGA
- a CDS encoding molybdopterin-dependent oxidoreductase produces MTATTHRWSTRGLAALAGLVAGGLTLGVGELVAAAVDPPAAPFLAVGNTFVDLTPEWLKSFAIRTFGEDDKLVLLIGMGAVLAAASMAGGLLELWRRRAGVGLLALLGAVAIAAALNRPGAQAGYVLPALLGVVAGAATLTLLVGRLRRTDVDPAMASTPDELDAAADARLRRRQFVVLTVAAAGLAVLTAAGGRRFGSSLQEVREARDALRLPAPADPVPAVPDAVSLDVDGITEFRTPNAGFYRVDTALDVPKVDPAGWRLRIHGMVEREVDLGFDDVLGLDLVERMITLTCVSNEVGGELAGNAVWLGYPLADLLALAGPARDADMLLSTSVDGFTASTPLDVLTDGRDAILAIGMNGEPLPLEHGFPARLVVPGLYGYVSATKWVTDLEVTRFDRATAYWTDRGWADRAPIKTASRIDVPGSFADLPSGRNVVAGVAWAQHRGVRTVEVRVDDGDWQRAELAAEASIDTWRQWFWEWDAEPGNHTLRVRATDGTGDLQTDEQAPPFPDGSSGWHSVVVRVS; encoded by the coding sequence ATGACCGCGACAACGCATCGGTGGAGTACCCGGGGGCTGGCCGCACTGGCCGGGCTAGTGGCCGGTGGACTCACCCTCGGAGTCGGTGAGCTGGTCGCGGCCGCGGTCGATCCGCCTGCGGCGCCGTTCCTCGCCGTCGGGAACACCTTCGTCGACCTGACGCCGGAGTGGCTGAAGAGCTTCGCCATCCGCACCTTCGGCGAGGACGACAAGCTGGTGCTGCTGATCGGCATGGGTGCCGTGCTGGCTGCGGCGTCCATGGCCGGTGGGCTGCTGGAGCTGTGGAGGCGCCGGGCCGGTGTCGGACTGCTGGCGCTGCTCGGAGCGGTCGCGATCGCCGCGGCGCTGAACCGGCCGGGCGCGCAGGCCGGGTACGTGCTGCCGGCGCTGCTCGGGGTCGTGGCCGGCGCGGCGACGCTCACCCTGCTAGTAGGCCGGCTGCGCCGCACGGACGTGGACCCGGCGATGGCGTCCACTCCGGACGAGCTCGACGCCGCGGCCGATGCGCGGCTGCGGCGCCGCCAGTTCGTGGTGCTCACGGTGGCTGCCGCCGGGCTCGCGGTGCTCACGGCGGCCGGCGGGCGTCGGTTCGGCTCGTCCCTGCAGGAGGTGCGGGAGGCCCGCGATGCCCTGCGGCTGCCGGCGCCAGCCGACCCGGTGCCGGCGGTGCCCGACGCGGTGTCCCTCGATGTCGACGGGATCACGGAGTTCCGCACACCCAACGCCGGCTTCTACCGCGTCGACACCGCGCTCGACGTCCCGAAGGTCGACCCGGCGGGCTGGCGGCTGCGCATCCACGGCATGGTCGAGCGCGAGGTAGACCTGGGCTTCGACGACGTCCTCGGGCTCGACCTGGTCGAGCGGATGATCACCCTCACCTGCGTGTCGAACGAGGTCGGCGGCGAGCTCGCCGGCAATGCCGTCTGGCTGGGTTACCCGCTGGCGGACCTGCTGGCCCTGGCCGGCCCGGCCCGAGACGCGGACATGCTGCTGTCCACCAGTGTCGACGGTTTCACCGCGAGCACACCGCTCGACGTCCTGACCGACGGCCGCGACGCGATACTGGCCATCGGCATGAACGGCGAGCCGCTGCCGCTCGAGCACGGCTTTCCTGCCCGGCTCGTCGTGCCCGGCCTGTACGGCTACGTCTCGGCCACCAAGTGGGTGACCGACCTGGAAGTCACCCGGTTCGATCGGGCGACGGCCTACTGGACCGACCGCGGCTGGGCCGATCGGGCGCCGATCAAGACGGCGTCGCGCATCGACGTACCCGGCTCGTTCGCCGATCTCCCATCCGGGCGGAACGTCGTCGCCGGCGTCGCGTGGGCGCAGCACCGGGGCGTCAGAACCGTCGAGGTGCGGGTCGACGACGGCGACTGGCAACGCGCCGAGCTCGCCGCAGAAGCCTCGATCGACACGTGGCGGCAGTGGTTCTGGGAGTGGGACGCCGAGCCGGGCAACCACACGCTGCGCGTCCGCGCCACCGACGGCACGGGCGACCTGCAGACGGACGAGCAGGCGCCGCCGTTCCCGGACGGCTCCAGCGGCTGGCATTCGGTGGTGGTGCGCGTGAGCTGA
- a CDS encoding HNH endonuclease signature motif containing protein: TRARKHGDRRTLDQLRFDTLTGLGWTALTLGHLGCCHPTCASPTGTTDTTDTSNDDNSHNDTNDSGTTSHADTRGSHDDHRSSAAHGPQNAHSDSVLRLGKRRGRAATVLVTVPITALAGADDQPGHLHGYGPITATTARRIAADATLRRLLTDPATGEALEYGHTTYAPPAALAAFVVARDTTCRFPTCARPGTDTDIDHVIPYHQGGTTGAANTWLLHRTHHLDRTHHGHTIHTHSDGTRSWTTPAGFTYPAEPEAVGPVAGTQAPPEPPPF; the protein is encoded by the coding sequence CACCCGCGCCCGCAAACACGGCGACCGGCGCACCCTGGACCAACTCCGCTTCGACACCCTCACCGGCCTGGGCTGGACCGCCCTCACCCTCGGCCACCTCGGCTGCTGCCACCCCACCTGCGCAAGCCCCACCGGCACCACCGACACCACCGACACCAGCAACGACGACAACAGCCACAACGACACCAACGACAGCGGCACTACCAGCCACGCCGACACGCGCGGCAGCCACGACGACCACCGCTCCAGCGCGGCTCACGGCCCCCAGAACGCTCACAGCGACAGCGTGCTCCGGCTGGGAAAACGACGCGGCCGAGCCGCCACCGTCCTGGTCACGGTCCCCATCACCGCACTCGCAGGCGCAGACGACCAACCCGGCCACCTCCACGGCTACGGCCCCATCACCGCCACCACCGCCCGCCGCATCGCCGCCGACGCCACCCTTCGCCGCCTACTCACCGACCCCGCGACCGGCGAAGCCCTCGAATACGGACACACCACCTATGCCCCGCCGGCCGCGCTGGCCGCGTTCGTCGTCGCCCGCGACACCACCTGCCGCTTCCCCACCTGCGCCCGACCCGGCACCGACACCGACATCGACCACGTGATCCCGTATCACCAGGGCGGCACCACCGGCGCGGCCAACACCTGGCTCCTGCACCGCACCCATCACCTCGACCGGACACATCACGGGCACACCATCCACACCCACAGCGACGGCACCAGATCCTGGACCACCCCCGCCGGCTTCACCTACCCCGCCGAACCCGAGGCCGTCGGCCCCGTCGCCGGAACGCAAGCCCCACCCGAACCCCCACCCTTCTGA